A DNA window from Brassica napus cultivar Da-Ae chromosome C1, Da-Ae, whole genome shotgun sequence contains the following coding sequences:
- the LOC106377386 gene encoding probable sulfate transporter 3.4: MGHGTNRVEDMASPNNGTTAPATANARETIVEIHSVCLPPKKTALQKLKKRFGDVFFPDDPLERFRNQTWRNRMILGLQSLFPIFTWGSQYDLKLLRSDVVSGLTIASLAIPQGISYAKLANLPPIVGLYSSFVPPLIYSVLGSSKHLAVGPVSIASLVMGSMLSESVSPTQDSILYLKLAFTSTFFAGLFQASLGLLRLGFVIDFLSKATLIGFTAGAAVIVSLQQLKGLLGIVHFTGKMQFIPVMSSVFSNRSEWSWETILMGLGFLAILLTTRHISMRKPKLFWISAASPLASVVISTLLVFLIRNKTQAISFIGHLPKGLNPPSSNMLYFSGSHLALAIKTGIVTGILSLTEGIAVGRTFASLKNYQVNGNKEMMAIGFMNMAGSCTSCYVTTGSFSRSAVNYNAGAKTAVSNIVMASAVLVTLLFLMPLFYYTPNLILAAIILTAVIGLIDYQAAYKLWKVDKFDFFTCMCSFFGVLLVSVPLGLAIAVGVSVLKILLHVTRPNTLEFGNIQGTQIYQSVKRYREASRIPGFLILAVESPIYFANSTYLQERILRWIREEEARIKENNGSTLKCIILDMTAVSSIDTNGIEALFELRRRLEKQSLQLVLVNPVGSVMEKLHKSKIIESLGLSGLYLTVGEAVADLSSTWKAHGQP, translated from the exons ATGGGTCATGGTACGAACAGAGTAGAAGATATGGCATCTCCTAACAACGGAACCACCGCACCTGCAACGGCAAACGCGAGAGAAACGATCGTGGAGATACATAGTGTTTGTCTTCCGCCAAAGAAAACAGCGTTACAGAAACTGAAGAAGCGTTTTGGTGATGTTTTCTTCCCTGATGATCCGTTAGAGAGGTTTAGGAACCAGACATGGAGAAACAGAATGATTCTTGGTCTTCAAAGCTTGTTTCCTATATTCACATGGGGCTCTCAGTATGATCTCAAGCTTCTTAGGTCTGATGTTGTCTCTGGTCTCACCATTGCTAGTCTTGCCATTCCTCAG GGAATCAGCTATGCCAAGCTAGCAAACTTACCACCCATAGTTGGTCTTT ATTCAAGCTTTGTGCCACCACTTATATACTCAGTTCTTGGGAGTTCAAAGCATCTTGCAGTTGGACCTGTCTCAATAGCATCACTTGTGATGGGCTCAATGCTAAGTGAAAGTGTTTCTCCAACACAAGACTCAATACTATATCTCAAGCTGGCTTTCACATCAACTTTCTTTGCTGGTCTCTTCCAAGCCTCCCTTGGCCTTCTTAG GCTGGGATTTGTGATTGACTTTTTATCAAAAGCAACTTTGATAGGCTTCACTGCTGGTGCTGCAGTAATTGTGTCACTTCAACAGCTTAAGGGTCTTCTTGGAATTGTTCATTTCACTGGCAAAATGCAATTCATTCCTGTCATGTCCTCTGTTTTCAGCAATAGATCCGAA TGGTCATGGGAAACTATTCTGATGGGTCTTGGCTTCTTGGCTATTCTCTTAACCACAAGACACATT AGCATGAGGAAGCCAAAACTCTTCTGGATATCAGCTGCATCACCTTTGGCATCAGTTGTTATCTCAACTCTTCTTGTATTCCTCATCAGAAACAAGACTCAAGCCATCTCATTT ATTGGACATCTACCAAAGGGTTTGAATCCACCTTCATCAAACATGTTATACTTTAGTGGTAGTCATCTTGCTCTTGCCATCAAGACTGGTATCGTCACTGGGATTCTCTCTCTCACA GAAGGGATTGCTGTAGGGAGAACCTTTGCATCTCTAAAGAATTATCAAGTTAATGGGAACAAAGAGATGATGGCTATAGGTTTTATGAACATGGCTGGTTCTTGCACCTCTTGCTATGTTACAACAG GGTCTTTCTCTAGATCTGCTGTAAACTACAATGCTGGAGCGAAAACAGCGGTTTCCAACATTGTGATGGCCTCGGCAGTTCTTGTGACCCTTTTGTTTCTGATGCCACTCTTCTACTACACACCTAACTTGATCCTAGCTGCTATCATCTTAACCGCGGTGATAGGCCTCATTGATTATCAAGCAGCTTACAAGCTCTGGAAAGTTGACAAATTCGATTTCTTCACTTGCATGTGTTCTTTCTTCGGTGTTCTCCTCGTCTCTGTACCTCTTGGCCTAGCAATAGCA GTTGGAGTTTCAGTTCTCAAGATCTTGTTGCATGTTACAAGGCCAAACACTTTAGAATTTGGAAACATCCAAGGGACTCAGATATATCAGAGTGTGAAAAGATACAGAGAAGCCTCAAGAATCCCTGGTTTCTTGATTCTTGCTGTTGAATCTCCAATATACTTTGCCAATAGCACTTATCTACAAGAAAG GATCTTGAGATGGATCAGGGAAGAGGAAGCTCGgataaaagaaaacaatggGAGTACTTTAAAATGCATCATCCTTGACATGACAG CTGTGTCTTCCATAGACACAAACGGGATTGAAGCGTTGTTTGAACTTAGGAGGAGGCTGGAGAAGCAATCACTTCAG CTTGTGCTGGTGAATCCCGTGGGGAGTGTTATGGAAAAGCTACACAAGTCCAAGATCATTGAGTCATTGGGGCTGAGTGGACTTTATCTAACAGTTGGTGAAGCTGTTGCTGATCTCTCATCAACATGGAAAGCTCATGGCCAGCCATGA